The Populus trichocarpa isolate Nisqually-1 chromosome 11, P.trichocarpa_v4.1, whole genome shotgun sequence genome has a segment encoding these proteins:
- the LOC7495276 gene encoding uncharacterized protein LOC7495276 produces the protein MSSLHPSELDSGAPDSVVSSPRPGYHVSHDPRVRFMCSFGGKILPRPHDNQLRYVGGDTRIVAVHRSTTFSTLITKLSKLSGIGNLSVKYQLPNEDLDALITVTTDEDVENMMDEYDRILHNQNPRSARLRLFLFSAIDESRSSSISSLLDGSTNRENWFFDALNSGSSRLERGRSEASSIVSEVPDYLFGLENSDEGNIPREPKLKSRFVMNDNVSASDPDSPAPVVSYPYCSASSVMPAVPSIPDLPPVKTEPDDLEPVTVRVKRNPVEGYCDPIETPPITQSPGYPSNPSNPVMHYIPDSLYQGSPVQQMPVYYVPGTISPRNVPVHPIQMRAPYAQQYPIPTEQMPIGYHQAVPGTGQVYSGVAMRPVATKDRYDATTRVVPDGMNQQVYYGVRNASSGIVQGHTGMVIQGGGDLKRTASDTYPRRMNSDKIYKTENI, from the exons ATGTCATCACTCCATCCATCAGAACTGGACTCAGGCGCTCCAGATTCTGTAGTCTCTTCTCCTCGGCCCGGTTACCACGTGTCGCATGATCCACGTGTGCGCTTCATGTGCAGCTTCGGAGGGAAAATTCTCCCCCGCCCACATGACAATCAGCTCCGATATGTTGGCGGTGACACTCGCATAGTTGCTGTCCACCGCTCTACAACTTTCTCTACTCTCATcactaaattatcaaaattgtCAG GAATTGGTAACTTGAGTGTCAAGTATCAACTACCGAATGAAGATCTTGATGCTTTGATAACTGTTACTACTGATGAGGATGTTGAGAACATGATGGATGAATATGATCGTATTTTACATAATCAAAATCCACGTTCGGCTCGGCTTAGGCTATTTCTGTTCTCTGCAATAGATGAGTCAAGATCAAGTAGTATTAGTTCACTTCTTGATGGATCAACAAACCGGGAAAACTGGTTTTTTGATGCTCTTAATTCGGGCTCTAGCAGGCTTGAACGTGGAAGGTCTGAGGCTTCTTCAATTGTTTCTGAAGTACCCGATTATCTATTCGGTTTGGAGAATTCAGATGAGGGCAACATTCCTCGTGAACCCAAACTGAAGTCCAGATTCGTTATGAACGATAATGTTTCAGCTTCTGATCCAGATTCTCCTGCCCCGGTTGTTTCTTACCCATATTGCTCAGCTTCATCAGTTATGCCTGCTGTGCCTTCAATTCCGGATCTTCCACCCGTTAAGACCGAACCCGATGACCTAGAGCCAGTAACGGTACGTGTGAAGCGGAATCCAGTTGAGGGTTATTGTGACCCGATTGAGACACCACCAATCACCCAATCACCTGGATATCCAAGCAATCCAAGCAATCCAGTCATGCATTATATTCCGGATTCTCTTTATCAGGGTAGTCCAGTACAGCAAATGCCGGTTTATTATGTTCCAGGTACGATTTCACCACGGAACGTTCCGGTTCATCCCATTCAAATGCGGGCTCCATATGCTCAACAATATCCGATCCCAACGGAGCAAATGCCGATTGGGTACCACCAAGCTGTTCCAGGTACGGGTCAAGTGTATAGTGGCGTGGCAATGAGGCCCGTTGCAACAAAGGATCGGTATGATGCTACAACAAGAGTGGTTCCAGATGGTATGAATCAACAGGTTTATTATGGAGTTCGTAATGCAAGTTCGGGTATAGTTCAAGGGCATACGGGTATGGTAATTCAGGGCGGGGGAGATTTGAAAAGGACCGCATCCGACACATACCCAAGGAGAATGAATTCTGACAAAATCTACAAAACAGAAAACatctaa